A window of Balearica regulorum gibbericeps isolate bBalReg1 chromosome Z, bBalReg1.pri, whole genome shotgun sequence contains these coding sequences:
- the CETN3 gene encoding centrin-3 codes for MSLALRNELSVDKTKKKKRRELTEEQKQEIKDAFELFDTDKDRAINYHELKVAMRALGFDVKKADVLKILKDYDREATGKITFEDFNEVVTDWILDRDPQEEILKAFKLFDDDDSGKISLRNLRRVARELGENMSDEELRAMIEEFDKDGDGEINQEEFIAIMTGDI; via the exons GAATGAGCTTTCAGTagacaaaactaaaaagaagaaaagaagagaattgactgaggaacagaaacaagaaattaaagatgCCTTTGAGCTGTTTGATACAGACAAAGATAGAGCAATAAATTATCATGAGTTGAAG GTGGCAATGAGAGCCTTGGGTTTTGATGTGAAAAAAGCTGATGTACTGAAAATACTTAAAGATTATGATCGAGAAGCAACAGGCAAGATCACCTTTGAAGATTTTAATGAAGTTG TGACAGACTGGATATTGGACAGAGAcccacaagaagaaatactcAAGGCATTCAAATTGTTCGATGATGATGACTCTGGTAAAATAAGTCTGAGAAACCTGCGTCGGGTTGCTAGAGAATTGGGTGAAAATATGTCTGATGAAGAACTACGGGCTATGATTGAAGAATTTGATAAGGATGGAGATGGAGAAA TCAATCAAGAAGAGTTCATTGCTATTATGACTGGAGATATTTAg